DNA sequence from the Epinephelus fuscoguttatus linkage group LG2, E.fuscoguttatus.final_Chr_v1 genome:
tgtccCTCCCAGTAATGACACCTCTTTCTCTCCCATTCACAAATGTGAAATGAAGCTGAGCTTGCTCAAAAGGCAAGGAAGGAGATTGCAGATTACCTGTCATCAGGAAAGGATGAGCGGGCACGGATCCGTGTGGAGCATATTATCAGAGAAGACTACCTGGTGGAAGCCATGGAGATCCTGGAGCTTTACTGTGACCTGCTTCTGGCTCGCTTTGGCCTCATTCAGTCAATGAAGTGAGTAACGTAGCCAACAATGTGCACCGTAAGCAGTTTTATTGAACACACTGATGAGCAGTGTTCATTTACCATGGGAAATATGGCGGTTTAATAACCTTTCTGTCTGTTACTTGTTTCTATAATTAGGGAACTGGACCCAGGCTTACAGGAGGCCGTGTCCACCCTCATTTGGGCAGCGCCTCGTCTCCAAGCAGAGGTGTCTGAACTACGAAATGTATGTACTGTCTGGATATAACGTAGTGTTGGGCGGCAGTGCCAACAATATTGACTAAGCTCTGTCCGTTTACTCCTATTATTTCACTCCTGACAGTCGTGTCTCTAAATGCTTCTATCAGGTATCTGACCAGCTCTGTGCAAAATATAGCAAGGAGTATGGCAAGCTGTGCAGGACAAACCAGATTGGCACAGTCAACGACAGGGTAGGCAATTTTTTCCACTCACTGCCCACGAGTCTGTTAAAGAATGCACAAACCTTTGGCCTAGTGTCTCTTTAGCGGCGTCTAACCAAATATCTGATATGCTTCTAGCTGATGCACAAACTGGGCGTGGAGGCCCCTCCAAAGATTTTAGTGGAGCGCTACCTGATAGAGATCGCCAAGAACTATAATGTGCCGTACGAACCTGACGCCATGGTCCGGGTGAGCACGAGAGAATCAGTTATCACTCGTTTTCAAGGATGACGTTATGCATTGTGTTTATTTACCCGCTCATCCACCCCTGTCTCTGGGCAGCCTGAGGTGTGTCCTGGAGAGGAGGCAGACCTGATTGACGTGGACATTGACAGGAaacctggaggaggaggtggaggtggtggaggttttactgctcctgctgctgctatgCCTATGCCCATGCCTATGCCCATGCCCATGCCTATGCCATCAGCTTTCAACTACCCACCTCCCAAAGGAGCCGTAAGATTCCTTTAAAGATcctatttttattgttttgttgtaagTTGTTGTAAGCCATTGTGGGTGAAATTTTGAGTCACGGTACATATTGTCATTTCAACCAACCATGGAGTACAGTTACCTGGGATGTTTGATAGTATCTTGATGGTCATTAACTCCTCAGAGTTAAACAAGCAGTACTTAAgttatttcaaacatttttatattacaaaatatctCTATAAAAAAGCTTTGGCCATTCTTATGACtagttttaaagggacatttcaccCATATCATTAAAAAACTTTGGCTACCAGCCTACTACAACAGACGTTAATGGACTTTTGTATTTGGTTTTTAAAGCATCGAAAAATGAACgttggaaaaactcaacagctcaacatgtttttgttttttttttttccataagcAACACTATGGCCCATTTTTTGTTTCCAGCTCATACAGGCGTTACACCACAGCTTTTCAAGTGAATTCACTTTCACCAACAACTTTCTAATACCGGAATAAAATCACGAGAGTTTGTCTGTGATCTTGCTCGTTTTGTTCAAGATGGTCATAAATACGGGTGGGCAATATGGTCCTGAAATAATATCCAGATATTTTAGGATATTTTTGCAATAACAATATTCTcgacgatatgacaaattagtactAAAAAAAGAATCACTTGACAACACCGACTCCCGTGTGCGCAcgacgagagagagagagagaaacgcTGTGCTGCTTCCAGAGGAGCATAACTCGTAGGAAGTTGCAAAACAGTCTGAGAAGTCTGCAGCTGTTCATGAAATATTAAAGGCGCCCAGGCCtaaggacgccacagtttattcggCACAAAACTATAACGAGATGATATGACACACCCCCAGTCATAAAACTCATTACAGGCTGTTTTATAtcagtctttttctcatctTGTCGTTCtgataaaatcaaacatgtttaataataCAGAACTTTTTGATGTGGCTCATGCAAGTAGTGAAGTTCAATGATgtgaacattgtcaacaaccgATAAGTGCACTCTCTCCAGCATCAAATGTGAAGCAGCAAACACGGGTAGACAGTGAACAGGGAGGGTACTCCAGGGACCCACGAATGTGAACAAGTCTCAGTTCTTTTGTACTGTGGACTTTGACGTGTCCTCCCATATGAACCACGATAGATTGGAGCAGCCCTGTCTTTGTAAAGACTctagtctgacaccctctcacatctaaaaacAGTATGTCAGGaacattgtctttagatgtgagagggtgtcagacttaacactttaaaaagttttttcaAAGTCTTCTAGTGTACAGTGGGCTATAAAACTGCCTGcagtgaggtctgtggattagtGTGGGGATGTGAGAAAGATTTTTTACCAGCAATTATAGCACCCAAAATATGATGTACGGTCCCAAAACAATTGTACTTTGTTACCCTTACTTAAGATGGTTTTAAAGAGATGAGAATGTCGTCTGCCTCCATCAGACTTCTACCTAACTGTCGTTTTCCCCCAGGAACCGTTTAACCCTCCTGTTGGAACCTACAGCAACTTCCAGCACCCCACGGGAGGAGGGCAGCCCCCTCAGCTGCCCTCTTGCCCCCCCACATACGAGTCTGTAAGTGACCCAACCCATCCCATCCATGCCCCCTCCCCGTTCCcacagatggacagacggacaggGCAGGGCATCACTCAGGGAAGGCAGTTCATTCGGCTTGCTTACAGTTTTGCCTGTCCTCTACTTTTTTAAACAGTACTTCCCAGAATAGACCCAGAGTCTGCTTCATTCTCATCGACACAAGTAGCATGAAGTGCTGATACTTCACTAACTACTAACTTTGACTTGATCAATTACTCTGAATGGGGCTGAAAGGAACAGATGACAGTGCTAACTGTGTTTTAGAGGGAGCTGAGGCTAGCTGAATCATAGGCTGTTTAGGTGTCACACTAAAGGTGATGGTTTCTCAAACACTCCCCTGCAGTTCtccctttttattttcttactgtttgtttttacttttgcaTTGTTGAATGCAATTGTCAGTTCTTTTAAACACTAACACATATGATACTTACaatacttattttatttcaatatgAAGTTGATAGGAGTCCTTTaacattttctctgtgtttcagaTTGATGACCTCACTGACAAACCTTCTGTTCCTTCCCAGGCCGTAGGTGAGTTCTGCCGACAATCACCAACACTTAATGGATAAGGTTATGggatattctatatttttgttgGTCAACAAatccaaaaagacaaaaacggTTTTGTAGTCTGTCTTGCAAGCCCATTTATTCCTTCTGAAGACGATGGTCTTTAAAAACAGGTCCGAGATATATAGTCTTATTTGTATAAACAGGGCGGCAACAAGtgattaaaaagtcttaaatacACTTTAACTTATTTAAGGCCgtaaaaagtattaaattgttttaaattcaGATTGAATGGGTCTTTCAGTCCAGTGACTCAGAGAGTTTTCAGTGTTGGCACTACAGGAAacctaatttatttattttttttaatttaaatttttatttaaaacaacattgGTGCACAGTTCTTACAGCACATCGTAGTTGCAAAgtgttctgttttttgtttgttttttcttcccttttcttTGAAGGTAAGATAACCCAACATTCAAATActgataaaacatttgttatgtGATTATGCCttcaaaaatagtcatagtggtatgataaacaaacatatttCAACCCATGAGAAAACTtcttggtaaaaaataaaataaaataaataaagataataataataataataataataataataataataataaacattattattatttaaaaaaaatatataaaaaaagatattttttttttaaaaaaggaataaaaaaacatatataaaaaaattttaaaaaattgggAAACATAATTTTAACAGCAGAGAAACACTATTGGACTGAGGAAGAGACGTCCACACAACACAAAAGCAAAACCCCTAATTTTCCCCTCCAGTGTACCAGTGACTACCACGTGAAACTATATTGGTAAGCTTAGCCCTTATTTAGAGAGGTTTTAAAGGTCTTAAATTTAACGTGTTTATACATGTAGAcactaaaaacagcaaaataattTCCTTAAATACATAGACACTTCAGTTTTTAGCAAATGATACCTAAATAAGAGCAGATAGTGTTTTTGTATTCAGAAGCGGATTGCTTTAGTGAGTATTTACTGCAGCAGGAAGGTGTATGTGGTATTGACTCAGAATAAACTACAGTGCCAAATGTTGATGTAAATGAAGTCACccagtgaaatgtgatgctcactgatttgtttttaatgataagGTCTGTGGCAGAGGGGAACAAGCTATCATGCTGTGTCAACACAGGCAGGACTTAGGATCATTTCGTCGttggttttggtttaaaaaaaaaaaaaaaaagcatagtaCTAGATTTAtccttgaatttttttttaactatccCTCAGGTGTTTCATGTAAAAACACCATTTGTTCTGCTGACTGACTCCAGCCCTTTATTCCACCTCATCTGTTGGAAACTCACCACTTTTGCCATTGTATAAACGCTCAGATATGTTGCTGCTTATATTAAATCGAATACCATATATCACCAGGTCCAGGTCCTAGCCCTGCTCCTCAGCCATATGACAACAACGCTCTCCCAGAACTCCCCTCGGTTCCCGACACACTCCCGACATCCTCCTTCGGCGGAAACACCACCACCTCGGACGACATTGACTTTGACGACTTAACACGGCGGTTTCAGGAGCTGAAAAAGAAGACATAATTGCTATATCACTGGTCTCttaacacaaacatacacatgcatacacacacacacagacacacacacacacacacaggcctgtgccGTCACCTACGCAGCTTAggacaggaaataaaaaaaggctCTGAATCAGTTTTGGATGGTTCTCCCCTTCACCTTCCATAGTGAAGTAATCCGACAGATATTAAACATACATGTATCCT
Encoded proteins:
- the ist1 gene encoding IST1 homolog, with protein sequence MLLGGGFKPERLRVNLRLVINRLKLLEKKKTELAQKARKEIADYLSSGKDERARIRVEHIIREDYLVEAMEILELYCDLLLARFGLIQSMKELDPGLQEAVSTLIWAAPRLQAEVSELRNVSDQLCAKYSKEYGKLCRTNQIGTVNDRLMHKLGVEAPPKILVERYLIEIAKNYNVPYEPDAMVRPEVCPGEEADLIDVDIDRKPGGGGGGGGGFTAPAAAMPMPMPMPMPMPMPSAFNYPPPKGAEPFNPPVGTYSNFQHPTGGGQPPQLPSCPPTYESIDDLTDKPSVPSQAVGPGPSPAPQPYDNNALPELPSVPDTLPTSSFGGNTTTSDDIDFDDLTRRFQELKKKT